A window of Hippoglossus stenolepis isolate QCI-W04-F060 chromosome 16, HSTE1.2, whole genome shotgun sequence contains these coding sequences:
- the ubald2 gene encoding UBA-like domain-containing protein 2 — MSVNMDELRHQVMINQFVLTAGCAADQAKQLLQAAHWQFETALSSFFQEANIPSHHHQMMCTPRNTPATPPNFPDAITMFSKLRASECGPSVGSGPSQASMACSPPAPSSTSGFGSFWASSPPGHQPAWLPPSSPTGHHMHHHHYHMQQTPMWPPVSQPSGSQQPPVVSALHGQR; from the exons ATGTCTGTGAACATGGACGAGCTGCGGCACCAGGTGATGATCAACCAGTTCGTCCTGACCGCGGGTTGCGCCGCGGACCAGGCGAAGCAGCTGCTCCAGGCGGCCCACTGGCAGTTCGAG ACGGCCCTGAGCTCCTTCTTCCAGGAGGCGAACATCCCCAGTCACCACCACCAGATG ATGTGTACGCCCAGAAACACTCCCGCCACGCCACCGAACTTCCCCGACGCCATCACCATGTTCTCCAAACTACGAGCGTCTGAGTGCGGCCCCAGCGTCGGCAGCGGCCCCTCCCAGGCGTCCATGGCCTGCTCCCCCCCGGCCCCCTCTTCCACGTCGGGGTTTGGCTCCTTCTGGGCTTCGTCGCCGCCCGGCCACCAGCCGGCCTGGCTGCCGCCCTCGTCGCCCACCGGCCACCACatgcaccaccaccactaccacatGCAACAGACTCCCATGTGGCCCCCGGTGTCTCAGCCCAGCGGCTCCCAGCAGCCCCCTGTCGTATCTGCACTCCACGGTCAGAGATGa
- the LOC118123315 gene encoding uncharacterized protein LOC118123315, with product MSEDVFTLDELLDLSIGTPQGTVNFTALHALLHALLRQLGIRELKTRWRDSPSGRTAGGVPGPAEVGPLQVEGDVEQLQERAASDPGSSPGTELQERAASASDPGSSPGAAAAEDEKLRSRIQSCEDGVSEAMRLIQELHEQKDVLMDEVNELHQQQKMFAETAAAVETCCHCVDDLDESLKILRDSFHKCPEPEELRGCVTWDVMQSVLLSDTENLHKERVVDEAVEPAHTPPNINLTSDRSTSSSPRSVNDTVRKAAPRSPGISGDIFQEESSTRPITGSSSVLSAPPQQNTSTSWKSRNLELYSDTVEALRNAVRLKEKFNRLEARVAALEEGKVDQTQLTPLRDAITNKGFQDVSKNLMDQLNQQTALISSLKSDQEKSEELVTEVKTTMLQLQAECENLQETTRSLQEDSRQMQSHIETADRCALDNKVSRLQFDSVTEQLNTMFHELLHKVTGQEQDWHKVVDKLSTEMEHKLNRIELDSVKKQLEDRWKNIHEKLQTQGAPEHDDAAGIRKQLVDRFHCLSCDRPVVKHTPGPYVVTLPSTPAFPSHKSIRPFTVYALEQVRQHYRSERFTETTDYSHVTMSRSCGGSHTVTAAHQRRSGLPTMKHHSQPEVDGGIQVSEEVDILGMDGHIYRGRLNGPNIRSTETKLPRISTRDGLKTRDRTKSSPSHKAAASPEGGDNTAPHSVRSRSASSSSTRDWRLSTLGCSSQSSITAPRSSEAADNKQGDL from the exons ATGTCTGAGGACGTGTTCACCCTGGACGAGTTGTTGGATTTATCCATCGGGACACCTCAGGGAACCGTGAACTTCACCGCCCTCCACGCGCTGCTCCACGCGCTGCTCCGGCAGCTGGGGATCCGGGAGCTGAAGACCCGCTGGAGGGACTCTCCCTCCGGCCGCACTGCGGGGGGTGTCCCCGGTCCCGCAGAGGTGGGACCGCTCCAGGTGGAGGGGGACgtggagcagctccaggagcGGGCCGCCTCAGACCCGGGCTCCTCACCCGGCACCGAGCTCCAGGAGCGGGCCGCCTCAGCCTCAGACCCGGGCTCCTCACCCGGCGCCGCGGCGGCGGAGGACGAGAAGCTCCGGTCCCGCATCCAGAGCTGCGAGGACGGTGTGTCCGAG GCCATGAGGCTCATACAGGAGCTCCATGAGCAGAAGGACGTCCTGATGGACGAGGTGAACgagctccaccagcagcagaag ATGTTTGCGGAGACGGCCGCTGCTGTGGAGACATGCTGCCACTGTGTGGACGACCTGGACGAGTCTCTG AAAATTCTGAGGGACTCGTTTCACAAGTGTCCAGAGCCTGAGGAGCTGAGAGGCTGCGTGACCTGGGACGTGATGCAGTCTGTTCTGCTCAGCGACACAGAAAACCTTCACAAG GAGCGTGTTGTTGATGAGGCGGTCGAACCCGCACACACACCCCCCAACATCAACCTCACCTCCGACcgcagcacctcctcctcccctcgctCCGTCAACGACACTGTCAGGAAGGCAGCTCCTCGTTCTCCTGGGATTTCTGGAGACATCTTCCAGGAAGAGTCGAGCACCCGGCCAATCACAGGGAGCTCGTCGGTCCTGTCGGCGCCGCCTCAGCAGAACACATCAACATCCTGGAAGTCCAGAAACCTGGAGCTGTACTCAGACACGGTGGAGGCTCTGAGGAACGCCGTCAGACTGAAGGAGAAGTTCAACCGGCTGGAAGCTCGTGTGGCGGCGCTGGAGGAGGGAAAGGTGGACCAGACACAGCTCACTCCGCTCAGGGACGCCATCACCAACAAAG gttttcAGGATGTGTCTAAAAACCTGATGGATCAACTGAACCAGCAAACAGCTTTGATAAGCAGCCTGAAGAGTGATCAGGAGAAG agcgaGGAGCTGGTGACCGAAGTGAAGACCACGATGCTTCAGCTTCAGGCCGAGTGTGAGAACCTGCAGGAAACCACCAGGAGTCTGCAGGAGGACAGCCGACAGATGCAGAGCCACATCGAG ACAGCTGACAGATGTGCTCTGGACAACAAAGTGAGTCGTCTGCAGTTTGACTCTGTGACGGAGCAGCTGAACACCATGTTCCAcgagctgctgcacaaagtgaCGGGGCAGGAGCAGGACTGGCACAAGGTCGTGGACAAACTCTCCACTGAGATGGAGCACAAG CTCAACAGGATCGAGTTGGACTCTGtgaagaagcagctggaggaTCGATGGAAGAACATCCACGAGAAGCTGCAGACTCAGGGAGCTCCAGAACACGACGACGCTGCCGGCATCAGGAA ACAACTTGTGGACAGATTTCACTGCCTCTCCTGTGACCGACCTGTCGTCAAGCACACGCCCGGACC gtaCGTGGTGACGCTGCCCTCCACTCCAGCCTTCCCCTCACACAAGTCCATCCGGCCGTTCACTGTCTACGCCCTGGAGCAGGTTCGACAGCACTACAGGAG CGAGCGCTTCACAGAGACGACGGACTACAGTCACGTGACCATGTCGCGGAGCTGCGGGGGCAGTCACACCGTCACCGCGGCCCACCAGCGCCGCAGCGGCCTGCCGACCATGAAGCACCACAGCCAGCCGGAGGTGGACGGTGGGATTCAGGTG TCGGAGGAGGTAGACATCCTTGGAATGGACGGACACATTTACAGAGGACGCCTGAACGGCCCAAACATCAGAAGCACAGAAACTAAACTCCCTAGGATCTCCACCAGAGACG GTCTGAAGACGAGAGACAGAACCAAAAGTTCACCGTCACAcaaagctgctgcttctccagagGGAGGAGACAACACAGCACCTCACAGTGTCAGGAGCCGCTCAG CCTCCAGCAGCTCGACTCGTGATTGGCGGCTGTCGACTCTGGGCTGCTCGTCTCAGAGCTCCATCACAGCACCGAGAAGCTCAGAGGCTGCAGACAACAAGCAGGGCGACCTGTAG